The genomic interval CGCCCTGCCGGAAGCGACCAGCGCATAGGAGCCCTCGACAACCACACTGCGTGCCATCCCGGCGAGCGATAACCGACCAACCATCAGCGGCAGGCGCGGGTTGCCGAGATCTACCACCACCAGGCCGGCTCGACCGCAGGCGACATAGGCAAGGTTCCCGCGGACCTTGATTCCTCCAGGCTGGGCCGGCAGAGGCAATGACCCGAGGACTCTCATCGATCCCGGGGTACTCAGATCAATCACCTGCAACCGGTCCCCGCTCAACAGAACAACCAGGTCACCGATCAGGTCGAATCCCAGACCGCCATCCCCGAGCAGAACAGGTGCTCTTTCCGGCCAGGCAAGCGAGTGCAGAGAAAGATAATATTTGTCATTAAGAACCAGGAGCGACTCGTTGTCGAGCAGCATATCCACTGCTCCCTTCGGAGCAGAAAGAACCTGAACCTGTTCCGGTCGAGCCGGAACAGCCAGGGAAAAAAACCGAACTCCGGAGAAACCGTCCGCCACCAGCAGCGTTCCGCCGACGGTCCGCAAAGCTCCCACCGAGTTGGTCAGGGGAATGTTCCAAACCAGTTCAACTCCCTTTCTTCCCCGTGACGTCGGACGCAGAACACCAAGACCTGACCGGCCGAGACGGACATAAAAACATCCGGCCCCGGCAGCTATGGCGGTGACACGCGGCAGGTCGAGATTGCCGCGGAGCAGTATCAGCCGCCCCCCGGGCCGCAGTCGAAACAAGGCCAACTGTCCTGACCTGAGCAGGGCAAGGACGCGGTCTTCACTCACCGCCAGCGCCACGACGCTCTGATCCATTGGCCGCAGCTGCAGGGATCGCAGTTGGCCGTCTGGAGACATCTCGACGGTCCTGATCCCTGCTTCTCCCTCAGCGACCAGCAGGGTTCGTCCACTGAAGGCCATCCCGTGGGGACGACCGGTTGTCGATAAACCGCCGAGGGGACGCGGATGATCCGGGTCCGCCAGGCTGAAGCAGAGAATGCCGCCCAAGTCATCGGCGACCAGCAGTATACCGTCCCGGACGACGATCGCCCTTGGCTGTCCCGGCAAAGACAGACGATTCCGGACCTCGAGTCGCGGGCCGACGCGAGCGACAACAATCAGCTCACCGGCATTACTGCCGAGAAAGAATCGTCCGGCCCCTTGACCGATACAGACAATCGACCAGTTCTGATAAAGCCGGCCGTCCAGTATCGGTTCCCGACGGCCATCAAGCCGATAGCTCACCAGACCATAGGGTTGTGTCGCCACCAGCAGACGATTTCCGGTCACGGTAAAAAACGCGGGACTCCCCAACAAGGAAAAACCTTCAACAACCGGGATCTTGTCGAAATCCGGCAGGGGAAGATACTTCAGACCGGTACGGGCATCACCGATGTACAACATCCCGGCGGCAGCAGAAACCGCGCGGACACTGCCAGTGGTGGCGATAAAACCCTGCTGACCAGAACGGAAGGAGGAATCGGGACGTACCAGCAACACACCATGATTGGTGCCGAGATAAACCGTATCGTCTCCAACTTCAAGGCTGATGAGTTTGTCGTGTTCCGTCGTGAACAGCGCCCTGGGAGTTTCTCCGCCACCGTCGGGAACGTAATAAAGGTTGGTTCGGGTCATGGCCAGAGCCCCCCCCTTCCAGCCCCGAACCTGCCTGGTCTGACCCGGCACCTTGATGTGGCTGAACGAGCCGACATCCCCATTCTGTCTGATCGGAAAAATAAGCAGGCCGTAATGGTCATCGGCCACCAGCAGCCGGTCGCCACTGATCGCCAGATCGACGACCCGATCGGGTGTCGACACTTTGCGCAGGACCTCCGGGGATTTCGGATCTGAGAAATCGATGATCAGAAAATCCCGTTCTCCAACGGCAACGTAAGCTTTGTCCCGACGACAGGCCAGACCATGCACCGGCCCGTCAAAAGCCAGGGTGCCGAGCAGTTGCGGTGAGGAAGGGTCGCTTATGTCCACCAGCTGTAAACCACTCTTAACGCTGGTGATCAGCGCCAGTGAACCGACCACCGCCACATTCCATTCGGTCCCCGGCAGCGGCAGACTGGCAAGAACCGACGGTGCGGACGGCTGTGAAATGTCACAGAGAATCAGTCCGTCAGGCGAATTCGCCAGCAACAACAGGTTGTCCTTGCGGGCCATCCCGTTGATCATCCCGGAAAAAGGGAGTTCTCCTCTCACCATGTGCTGATTACCGATGTCGGGCAACAGGCTGACGTGGGTCTGCCGACCGAACCCGGACCCGGCCAGGGCAACCCTGATCCGGCCATCCGGGGCATCTTCCACCGACAGCAGGGCCCGCACCGAAAGGGGGGACGTCTCGGGAAGAGGCCTGGCGAACCAGAGGCCGGACGACAACAGCAGGGCGCAACCGGCCACCAGGAGCACAACCCGCAGCTTCATCCCCCCTCCTCGACAGCTGATGTTTCATCCGCTTCACCGAGCCAGCGCTGAAGAACCAGCAACAGATCCTCACGCCGAAAGGGTTTGCACAGATGGTCATCCATCCCCGCGTCATGACAGGCGGCAATATCTTCAGGAAAGGCATTGGCGGTCAGGGCGATGATCGGGATGGAAAGACCTTTTTGCCGCAACCGCCGCGTGGCTTCATAACCGTCGACAATCGGCATCTGACAATCCATCAGCACCAGGTCGACCCGCTGTTCTTCCAGCAGTTCCAAGGCTTCCTCGCCCTGGTGGGCGATCAGCAGCCACCCCTCTTCATCCGCAAGAATGCGTTGCACGAAATCACGGGTGGTCGGATTGTCTTCGACCAGCAACACCCGCCATCCCGGCGGCAACTGCATTTGGGGTGAATCCGGGGAGAGCGCCGTTTCCGGCGGCTGGGACTGAATCTGCAACAGTTCGTTCAGGGTTTTGACCAGCTGCACCGACCGGATCGGTTTGTAGAGCCAGTGAATATTCGGACCACAGCCATCATCTGCCAGCGACAGGTTCCCCTGTTCGCACATCATCACCAGCCGGGTTTCCCGGAACCGAGCCTGGGAGGAAATCGCCGCCGCCAGGCGTTTACCTCCCAGTCCGGCCATGTCGGCATCGAGAAAAGCGGCGACAAACGGATTCTGATCAGCAGCCTCAGCCAGCATCGCCAGGGCCTGACGACCGTTGACGGCATGCTCGACTTCGAAGCCGCAGGCGGCCAGTTTGTCGGTCAGAATGTCGACGGCATGCTGATCATCATCCACGATCAACAGCCTTCCACCACGCAGTTGTTCCGTGATCAAGCTCGGTTTCACCGACTGCCGCGGTTGTCGCCGCAACGAAATTTCAAACCAGAAGCACGATCCAACCCCGGGAGTACTCTCAACCCCAACCTCACCGGCCATCAGACCGACCAGTTGCCGAACAATAGCCAGGCCGAGGCCGGTCCCGACAAACTTCCGGTTCATCGCTTCGCTGGCCTGGGCAAAACTGTCGAAAATCCTGCCCTGCAGGAGCGGGTCGATCCCGATCCCGGTATCCTCGACCTCGAAACGCAGGTATACGGAAGAAGAATCCTGCTCCAGGGCCGCAACCCGGATACGCACGTCACCACGTTCGGTGAACTTGACTGCATTCCCGACCAGGTTGAGCAGAATCTGCCGCAACCGACCGGCGTCACCACGCAGCAGAACCGGCAGTTCGGGAGGGAGTTCACAGCCGAGGTGCAGGCCTTTTCTCGCCGCCGTTTCGCTGAACAGCTCAACAACTTCTTCCAGGCTCTCGCCGAGATCGAAATCTTCTTCCGTCAGAACCAGTTTACCGGCTTCAATCTTGGAAAGATCAAGCAAGTCGTTGAGGATTTCAAGCAAGGCTTCTCCCGAGTTGAACACCGTCTGCGCCAACTGTTGCTGCTTTTCGTTGAGGCCGGTATTGAAGAGCAGCTCCGTCATCCCCAGCACGCCGATCATCGGGGTTCGGATTTCATGGCTCATATTGGCCAGAAACTGCGACTTGGCCCGGTTCGCCGCTTCGGCACGGTCACGCGCCTCGGCCAGATCGGCCACCGACTGCTGCAACCGGTCGTTGGTCTCGCTCAACTCCAGGGTACGCTGTCTGACCAGCTGTTCAAGGTTCTGGTGA from Geothermobacter hydrogeniphilus carries:
- a CDS encoding response regulator, which translates into the protein MNFHNASIRQKLILVIVLVSVVVMLLVAGALLAVEVVSFRQSLVDKTAALAQVLAVNSRQGLMLNQKSQVEDVLASLASEPHVRAAFVFRSGKPFAYYLNANGSFQDRVTALSYSPCKLLDQAPLATRVSYHFSSSHLAYLLPIFLDQQLLGQLYIQFDLGELNTRLAQFGSALLVLLLLSGLLSVLLASRLQRVVTEPLIDLSEVMERVADRGDFRLRARPRHPDEIGMLVRRFNTMLEQLEERDRQLQGYHQNLEQLVRQRTLELSETNDRLQQSVADLAEARDRAEAANRAKSQFLANMSHEIRTPMIGVLGMTELLFNTGLNEKQQQLAQTVFNSGEALLEILNDLLDLSKIEAGKLVLTEEDFDLGESLEEVVELFSETAARKGLHLGCELPPELPVLLRGDAGRLRQILLNLVGNAVKFTERGDVRIRVAALEQDSSSVYLRFEVEDTGIGIDPLLQGRIFDSFAQASEAMNRKFVGTGLGLAIVRQLVGLMAGEVGVESTPGVGSCFWFEISLRRQPRQSVKPSLITEQLRGGRLLIVDDDQHAVDILTDKLAACGFEVEHAVNGRQALAMLAEAADQNPFVAAFLDADMAGLGGKRLAAAISSQARFRETRLVMMCEQGNLSLADDGCGPNIHWLYKPIRSVQLVKTLNELLQIQSQPPETALSPDSPQMQLPPGWRVLLVEDNPTTRDFVQRILADEEGWLLIAHQGEEALELLEEQRVDLVLMDCQMPIVDGYEATRRLRQKGLSIPIIALTANAFPEDIAACHDAGMDDHLCKPFRREDLLLVLQRWLGEADETSAVEEGG